One Bacillota bacterium genomic window carries:
- a CDS encoding sigma 54-interacting transcriptional regulator, producing the protein MGAAVIADTKVKEVMTREVYTLPPQATIAEAAAIFKRKPIDGIPITDDGRVVGMVTKSHILNGIVDGLGWDKPVKHLMARDILCIDPDRSVYEICLLPVKRLPVVDRNQKLLGMITKTDLMRVFSGDVRYVKERLSTIIESTHNGIIAVSIDGRVITHNSSASRILGLEATSAMGKHIDEVFPESGLLTVIATGRAETGVQVSLGKRTLLCNRTPLIKNDEVIGAVGVFQDISELEAISRQLDSFRKLSNQLHAIIESSYDGICVASSAGSIEQVNSAYERLMGVSKEEVLGKTIGEDLVGKVRMQRMPVTLMQRTATGKDVLVTGSPIFNEDGHLCKVVTNVRDMTELGRLKRELEISTELQQRYSTELSLLRGEHLNSQVVLTEHSCMKGIIEMALRVAAFDSTVLILGETGVGKEVIAKMIHDHSARKDGPFIKVNCAAIPETLLESELFGYAPGAFTGASRAGKPGMFELAKGGTIFLDEIAELPLSLQAKLLRVLQEQEVFKVGGVSPQKIDVRVLAASNKDLEKMVEAGAFRNDLYYRLNVIPLTVPPLRDHKEDIPLLAHTYLQRFNSRYRTDKRLSPGAVDQLCEYSWPGNIRELAHTLERLVIMTKGEAIEAGNLPKAVAHAAPTQGLMVGTCPALDVGPLKEAIGEFEQALISKAIQQQGSIRKAAKVLEIDPSTVLRKMRRSNGRQLSGYEA; encoded by the coding sequence GTGGGTGCAGCGGTCATAGCTGACACAAAGGTCAAAGAGGTCATGACACGTGAGGTCTACACACTGCCGCCCCAGGCCACAATAGCTGAGGCAGCGGCTATCTTCAAACGCAAGCCCATTGACGGGATACCCATTACCGATGATGGCCGTGTGGTGGGCATGGTCACCAAGTCCCATATACTCAACGGCATCGTTGATGGGCTTGGCTGGGATAAGCCTGTGAAACACCTGATGGCCCGGGATATCCTGTGCATTGACCCTGACCGGTCTGTCTATGAGATCTGCCTTCTCCCGGTGAAGAGACTTCCCGTGGTGGACCGAAACCAAAAACTCCTGGGGATGATAACCAAGACTGATCTGATGAGGGTGTTCTCCGGAGACGTCCGTTATGTGAAGGAGCGCCTTTCAACCATTATTGAGTCGACCCATAACGGGATAATCGCTGTGAGCATCGACGGGCGTGTGATCACCCATAACTCCTCCGCCAGCCGGATCCTGGGTTTGGAGGCCACCAGCGCCATGGGGAAGCACATCGATGAGGTGTTCCCCGAATCCGGCCTTCTGACCGTCATCGCCACGGGCCGCGCGGAGACAGGAGTGCAGGTCAGCCTGGGAAAGAGGACACTGCTTTGCAACAGGACTCCCCTGATCAAGAACGATGAGGTCATTGGGGCTGTCGGTGTGTTCCAGGACATCTCGGAACTGGAGGCCATATCCAGGCAGCTGGATTCATTCAGGAAGCTCAGCAACCAGCTTCACGCCATCATCGAATCCTCGTACGATGGGATCTGCGTTGCCTCTTCAGCGGGTTCGATAGAGCAGGTCAACTCCGCGTATGAACGCCTCATGGGAGTCTCCAAGGAGGAAGTACTAGGCAAAACCATCGGTGAGGATCTGGTCGGAAAGGTCCGCATGCAAAGGATGCCTGTCACCCTCATGCAGAGGACTGCCACCGGCAAGGATGTCCTGGTGACCGGGAGCCCCATCTTCAACGAAGATGGACACCTGTGCAAGGTTGTCACGAATGTCCGGGACATGACGGAACTGGGCAGGCTCAAGAGGGAACTGGAGATCTCAACGGAGCTGCAACAACGTTACAGCACTGAGCTGAGCCTCCTCCGCGGGGAGCACCTGAACTCCCAGGTGGTCCTGACAGAGCACTCCTGCATGAAGGGCATCATTGAGATGGCCCTCCGGGTGGCCGCGTTCGATTCCACGGTCCTGATCCTGGGCGAAACGGGTGTAGGAAAAGAGGTCATCGCAAAGATGATCCATGACCACAGTGCTCGCAAGGATGGGCCGTTCATCAAGGTCAACTGCGCTGCAATTCCCGAGACGCTTCTTGAGTCAGAGCTCTTCGGTTATGCCCCGGGGGCCTTCACCGGAGCTAGCCGGGCCGGGAAGCCAGGGATGTTCGAACTGGCAAAGGGGGGCACAATCTTCCTGGACGAGATCGCGGAGTTGCCTCTGTCACTCCAGGCCAAGCTCCTGAGAGTCCTCCAGGAGCAGGAGGTTTTCAAGGTAGGAGGGGTGTCGCCCCAGAAGATAGACGTTCGGGTTCTGGCTGCCAGCAACAAGGATCTGGAGAAAATGGTGGAGGCGGGCGCCTTCAGGAATGACCTTTACTACCGGCTTAACGTAATCCCCCTGACTGTGCCCCCCTTGCGGGATCACAAGGAAGATATACCCCTCCTTGCCCATACCTACCTCCAGCGGTTTAACTCAAGGTACAGGACGGATAAGAGACTGTCTCCTGGGGCAGTGGATCAACTGTGCGAGTACTCGTGGCCCGGGAACATTCGGGAGCTAGCCCACACGCTGGAACGCCTGGTCATCATGACCAAGGGAGAGGCCATTGAAGCCGGCAACCTTCCCAAGGCGGTGGCTCATGCTGCCCCCACCCAGGGCTTGATGGTTGGCACCTGCCCTGCCCTGGATGTGGGTCCCCTTAAAGAGGCAATAGGGGAGTTCGAACAGGCGTTGATAAGCAAGGCCATACAGCAACAGGGGAGCATTCGCAAGGCCGCGAAGGTTTTGGAGATAGACCCCTCCACGGTGCTGAGGAAGATGAGGCGGTCTAACGGGCGACAGCTGTCCGGTTACGAGGCCTGA
- a CDS encoding electron transfer flavoprotein subunit alpha/FixB family protein: MSIPEIWAFVQCDSEGLMAVSQEALGEGRRLADECGARLVSLSVGEDASNRAEEAFDYGADLALALEHPGALAGRAEVTVPVIERLARERQPKVILFGATFEGKVLAATLAARLSVGLVAHSSRLEMGPGCRLKAYVPAFGGSAVFCFSREPQIVSIQRGAYQSPESRRRQGEVISVVPGVCLGSGVRVTGLRAETSTGAQLEGADVIVAGGMGLGSLEGWKVLEGVARGLGAALGATRPAVDEGWSREEQMIGQSGKTVKPRFYLAVGISGDQLHVCGVKGPEVFIAINKDPQAPIFQHAHFGIVADCHKILPHLLRLLGEREVQVKSDFFDKG, from the coding sequence GTGAGCATACCTGAGATCTGGGCATTCGTACAGTGTGACTCTGAAGGGCTCATGGCCGTTTCCCAGGAGGCCCTAGGGGAGGGGCGGAGGTTAGCCGACGAGTGCGGCGCCAGGCTGGTATCCCTTTCGGTGGGAGAGGATGCCTCTAACCGGGCCGAAGAGGCCTTCGATTACGGGGCGGACCTTGCCCTGGCGCTGGAGCATCCTGGCGCCCTCGCGGGCAGGGCGGAGGTCACGGTTCCGGTCATTGAGAGGCTGGCCAGGGAACGCCAGCCTAAGGTCATCCTCTTCGGGGCCACCTTTGAGGGCAAGGTCCTGGCGGCTACCCTGGCCGCCAGGCTGAGTGTGGGCCTGGTGGCTCACTCCAGCAGGCTGGAGATGGGACCTGGCTGCCGGCTCAAGGCCTATGTGCCTGCCTTCGGGGGTTCTGCCGTGTTCTGTTTCTCCCGGGAGCCTCAGATAGTAAGCATCCAGCGGGGGGCCTACCAGTCCCCTGAGTCCCGCAGGCGCCAGGGCGAGGTCATTAGTGTTGTACCTGGTGTGTGCCTGGGAAGTGGGGTGCGAGTCACCGGCCTCCGGGCCGAGACCAGCACCGGCGCCCAGCTGGAGGGGGCTGACGTGATAGTGGCAGGCGGCATGGGCCTGGGCAGTCTTGAGGGCTGGAAGGTGCTGGAGGGGGTTGCCCGGGGCCTGGGTGCCGCCTTGGGGGCCACACGGCCTGCAGTAGACGAGGGCTGGTCCCGGGAGGAGCAGATGATAGGGCAGAGCGGCAAGACGGTCAAGCCCAGGTTTTACCTGGCAGTTGGCATATCTGGAGACCAGCTTCACGTCTGTGGGGTGAAGGGGCCCGAGGTGTTCATCGCCATCAACAAGGATCCCCAGGCTCCCATCTTCCAGCACGCCCACTTCGGCATCGTCGCGGACTGTCACAAGATCCTACCGCACTTGCTCAGGCTCCTGGGGGAGAGGGAGGTCCAGGTGAAGTCAGACTTCTTTGACAAAGGGTAG
- a CDS encoding electron transfer flavoprotein subunit beta/FixA family protein — translation MGLDVVVLVKSVPDPKMWHRITIDPARKTLRKEGIDRVISPLDRHALEAAARLKETYGGTVTALCMGSLPAEMNLKQALALGADQGVFLSDPAFSGADTLTTARPLAAAIRKIGQIDLVLSGSTSYYGSTGQVGPQVAAFLGMPYVGGVKALEMVDGSLHLEAQGDTAIMTIEAPLPVVVGVLKEVNTPRGLRLSDMVRARQKPLVKWGVGDLGLDHCEVGLVGAGTYMADLVPAPPGKTSTFIQGEPEELAQWIWDKVRQSGLLPEGRAQGEHT, via the coding sequence ATGGGCCTTGACGTGGTGGTGCTGGTCAAGTCCGTGCCAGACCCGAAGATGTGGCACAGGATCACCATCGACCCTGCCAGGAAGACCCTGCGGAAGGAAGGCATCGACCGGGTGATCAGCCCGCTGGATCGACATGCCTTGGAGGCGGCGGCGCGCCTGAAGGAGACCTACGGGGGCACCGTGACCGCCCTGTGCATGGGCTCCTTGCCAGCGGAAATGAACCTCAAGCAGGCGCTGGCTCTCGGGGCGGACCAGGGTGTATTCCTGTCCGACCCCGCCTTCAGCGGTGCCGATACCCTGACCACAGCCCGGCCACTGGCTGCGGCGATACGGAAGATCGGCCAGATCGACCTGGTGCTCTCGGGGTCCACCAGCTACTATGGGAGCACCGGCCAGGTCGGGCCGCAGGTGGCAGCCTTCCTCGGCATGCCCTACGTGGGAGGTGTCAAGGCCCTGGAGATGGTGGACGGCTCACTGCACCTGGAGGCCCAGGGTGATACCGCAATCATGACAATCGAGGCACCCCTTCCCGTTGTGGTGGGGGTGCTTAAAGAGGTAAATACGCCCAGGGGCCTCAGGCTGTCGGACATGGTGAGGGCAAGGCAGAAACCCCTGGTGAAGTGGGGAGTGGGTGATCTGGGACTTGATCATTGCGAGGTCGGCCTGGTGGGAGCAGGCACGTACATGGCAGACCTGGTGCCTGCCCCCCCGGGCAAGACCTCCACCTTCATCCAGGGCGAGCCCGAGGAACTGGCGCAGTGGATATGGGACAAGGTGCGCCAGTCCGGCCTCTTGCCAGAAGGGAGGGCCCAGGGTGAGCATACCTGA
- a CDS encoding acyl-CoA dehydrogenase family protein produces the protein MRFTEEQEMLKAAAREFAEEILAPRAQEIEDNDEVPQEILDAMGERDFMALTIPQEYGGVGMGHVARLIVLEEVARVSAAAAMMLQVFHLGIEPIVVFGNEDQKRKYLPEMASGRLLATAAVTEATGGSDPTGITTLARDAGDHYVLNGRKVFITNAKVAGAALVMAKMAHDDTVFNAFMLEKGMPGYRPGRTEVKMGLKGSDTGDIIMEDCIVPKENLLGPDGAGLKIALNAIGEVGRAGLTGVALGSITASLEAATRFANQRVIGGKPLSKLQGIQWKLAEMYAVSESARHLGYYAASMKDAGQRCDTEFAVAKYVSCEGAVKAASLACEVHGAYGFMKEYPVQRYLRDAYVMLPSAGTSDIMRIVMARAALKRYGE, from the coding sequence GTGAGGTTTACGGAAGAGCAGGAGATGCTGAAGGCGGCCGCCCGTGAGTTCGCCGAGGAGATCCTGGCCCCCAGGGCACAGGAGATCGAGGACAACGATGAGGTGCCCCAGGAGATCCTGGATGCCATGGGTGAGCGCGACTTCATGGCGCTTACCATTCCCCAGGAGTATGGGGGGGTGGGCATGGGCCATGTGGCTCGCCTCATCGTCCTGGAGGAGGTCGCCCGGGTATCGGCCGCCGCCGCCATGATGCTGCAGGTATTCCACCTCGGGATAGAGCCCATTGTGGTCTTCGGCAACGAGGACCAGAAGAGGAAGTACCTTCCGGAGATGGCCAGCGGCAGGCTCCTGGCAACCGCGGCGGTGACCGAGGCTACCGGGGGCTCCGACCCTACCGGCATCACCACCCTTGCCCGGGACGCGGGCGATCACTACGTGCTCAACGGGCGCAAGGTCTTCATCACCAATGCGAAGGTGGCCGGTGCCGCACTGGTAATGGCGAAGATGGCCCACGACGACACTGTGTTCAACGCCTTCATGCTGGAGAAAGGGATGCCCGGGTACCGGCCGGGGAGGACCGAAGTCAAGATGGGTCTGAAGGGAAGCGACACAGGGGACATCATCATGGAGGACTGCATTGTGCCCAAGGAGAACCTCCTTGGTCCCGATGGCGCTGGCCTCAAGATTGCCCTGAATGCCATAGGGGAAGTGGGCAGGGCGGGCTTGACCGGCGTGGCGCTGGGGTCCATCACGGCCTCCCTGGAGGCTGCCACCAGGTTCGCGAACCAGCGAGTGATCGGGGGCAAACCCTTGAGCAAGCTCCAAGGCATCCAGTGGAAGCTGGCGGAGATGTACGCGGTGTCCGAATCAGCCCGGCACCTGGGATACTACGCTGCCAGCATGAAGGATGCCGGGCAGCGCTGTGACACCGAGTTCGCCGTGGCTAAGTACGTATCGTGCGAAGGGGCGGTGAAGGCTGCCAGCCTAGCCTGCGAGGTTCATGGAGCCTACGGCTTCATGAAGGAGTATCCTGTGCAGCGCTACCTAAGGGATGCCTATGTCATGTTGCCCTCGGCTGGCACGTCAGACATCATGCGCATCGTCATGGCCCGGGCTGCTCTCAAGCGCTACGGTGAGTAG
- a CDS encoding phenylacetate--CoA ligase, translating to MRRFWDEELETLSRDGIKNLQLDLLKGNLAFAYHISPYYKKSFDEHGVKPGHLASLEDLKKFPFINKVVLRERQEAVPPFGDLVCVPEEDFVYISASSGSTGVPTASPFTWEDFEVWQDYEARLFWSSGMRPKDRYCHALNFTLFVGGPDVIGAQKVGALTVWAGTIPSERLLQILQQWGITITWTTPSYAWYLGETALGMGIDPKRDLKIRKLFVAGEPGGSIPQTRERIEDLWGADLYDYYGLSDIFGACAGMCEAKEGLHWADDHILVEVVDPETGEEVPEGERGEMVLTSLKKKARPLIRFRTGDIVSCTTEMCSCGRTHTRLHGIHGRLDDMLIIRGVNVFPSDIESVVRKSPDLTGEFRLVITEEKHLAVLTVEVEHAPHYTGDLDGLGEKVITSCYQILGIRPRVSVLAPNTIPRATHKAKRVIDQRASA from the coding sequence TTGAGAAGGTTCTGGGACGAGGAACTCGAGACACTCTCCAGGGACGGCATCAAGAATCTGCAGCTGGATCTCCTGAAGGGGAACCTGGCCTTTGCGTATCACATTTCCCCCTACTACAAGAAGAGCTTCGATGAGCACGGTGTGAAGCCTGGCCATCTGGCGAGCCTTGAGGACCTGAAGAAGTTCCCCTTCATAAACAAGGTAGTGCTCCGGGAACGCCAGGAGGCCGTGCCCCCCTTCGGAGATCTTGTGTGTGTTCCCGAGGAGGACTTCGTGTACATCTCGGCATCCAGCGGGTCCACAGGCGTGCCCACCGCCTCCCCCTTCACCTGGGAGGACTTCGAGGTATGGCAGGACTACGAGGCCCGCCTTTTCTGGTCGTCGGGCATGAGACCGAAGGACCGTTACTGTCACGCCCTGAACTTCACCCTTTTCGTGGGGGGCCCAGATGTCATCGGGGCGCAGAAGGTAGGGGCCCTGACCGTGTGGGCCGGAACCATCCCCTCTGAGCGACTCCTGCAGATCCTTCAGCAGTGGGGCATCACCATAACCTGGACGACTCCATCCTATGCGTGGTACCTGGGGGAGACTGCCCTGGGCATGGGCATAGACCCCAAGAGGGATCTGAAGATCCGCAAGCTCTTCGTGGCAGGTGAGCCTGGTGGCTCTATACCCCAGACCAGGGAGAGGATAGAGGATCTGTGGGGCGCAGACCTCTATGATTACTACGGGTTATCAGACATCTTCGGTGCCTGCGCCGGCATGTGCGAGGCCAAGGAGGGCCTCCACTGGGCAGATGACCACATCCTAGTGGAGGTGGTGGACCCGGAGACCGGCGAGGAGGTCCCCGAAGGGGAGAGAGGGGAGATGGTGCTCACCTCCCTGAAGAAGAAGGCCCGCCCACTCATAAGGTTCCGTACGGGTGACATAGTCTCGTGTACCACGGAGATGTGCAGTTGTGGCCGTACCCACACCAGGCTTCACGGGATCCATGGTCGTCTTGATGACATGCTTATAATCCGGGGTGTCAATGTCTTCCCTAGCGACATTGAGAGCGTGGTCCGGAAGAGCCCAGATCTTACCGGGGAGTTCCGCTTGGTGATCACCGAGGAGAAGCACCTGGCCGTGCTCACGGTGGAGGTGGAGCATGCCCCGCACTACACGGGAGACCTGGACGGGCTGGGAGAGAAGGTCATAACCTCCTGCTACCAGATACTGGGCATCCGGCCCCGGGTGAGCGTGCTGGCCCCCAACACCATTCCCAGGGCGACCCACAAGGCCAAGCGCGTCATTGACCAGCGAGCCTCAGCTTGA
- a CDS encoding uroporphyrinogen decarboxylase family protein — MSTRMERVKAAFKRTFADMVPAYPILGAFSAQLIGKSTREYLTDPEAMADAQLAANERYQPDIVVVMADLLLEVEAMGARLIFPEDAMCQLKEYPLEEKGQLASLRVPVPERDGRLPLYLEACGRVRREVKDAAVGGTLLGPWAMAASLRGIENLIYDTYEDPAFVHELVKFCVEVAKVAGDSLLATGTGLSYSEATVSCSVISPKIYQAFIKPYHEELMRYYRDKRATLTLHVCGYIDPIMQDLVDVGAGALSIDAVSSLRKMVETAGKKVVVIGNVATTTFQRGVKEEIERETRECIDTARAQSAFILSSGCEVPPTTAPETVDHFMRVAREYGRYPDRD; from the coding sequence TTGTCCACGAGAATGGAAAGAGTCAAAGCAGCGTTCAAGCGTACCTTCGCTGATATGGTGCCTGCCTACCCCATCCTGGGTGCTTTCTCCGCGCAGCTCATAGGGAAATCCACCAGGGAATACCTCACAGACCCCGAGGCTATGGCTGACGCTCAATTGGCCGCCAACGAGCGGTACCAGCCCGACATCGTCGTGGTCATGGCGGACCTTCTCCTTGAGGTAGAGGCCATGGGGGCGAGGCTCATCTTTCCCGAGGACGCCATGTGCCAGCTGAAGGAGTATCCCCTGGAGGAGAAGGGGCAGCTGGCCAGCCTCCGGGTACCCGTGCCGGAGAGGGACGGCCGCCTGCCACTCTACCTGGAGGCCTGCGGAAGGGTAAGGCGGGAGGTCAAGGACGCGGCTGTTGGCGGCACACTGCTGGGACCCTGGGCCATGGCGGCAAGCCTGAGGGGGATCGAGAACCTCATCTATGACACCTATGAGGACCCTGCCTTCGTCCACGAGCTGGTGAAGTTCTGTGTGGAGGTAGCCAAGGTCGCCGGGGACAGCCTTCTGGCCACCGGTACCGGGTTGAGCTACTCCGAGGCCACGGTGTCCTGCAGCGTGATTTCCCCCAAGATATACCAGGCCTTCATCAAGCCCTATCACGAGGAGTTGATGAGGTACTACCGGGACAAGAGGGCCACCCTGACGCTGCATGTCTGCGGCTACATTGACCCTATCATGCAGGACCTTGTAGATGTGGGGGCTGGCGCCCTCAGCATCGATGCGGTCTCGTCCCTGAGGAAGATGGTGGAGACGGCCGGTAAGAAGGTGGTGGTGATCGGCAACGTGGCAACAACCACGTTCCAGCGGGGCGTGAAGGAAGAGATAGAGAGGGAGACACGGGAGTGCATCGACACAGCCCGGGCGCAAAGCGCCTTCATACTCTCATCAGGTTGCGAGGTGCCCCCAACCACGGCCCCGGAAACCGTGGATCACTTCATGAGGGTAGCCCGGGAATACGGCCGCTATCCAGACAGGGACTAG
- a CDS encoding DUF169 domain-containing protein, translated as MDLKALSGALDAYVKPGTLPLAVKMVPPGEELPEKVRIPSRDLKKRLAICQVFNMTRRYGWAMALGREDQNCPIGSVALGFEEAVPYYTEGNLADGMYTSSLEAGRKSEEAVRRFPLGKYAYLLVAPIARATFEPDFAYVYVNPAQLMRLVQAALYKEGGALTSTFSGRGECAETIVNTMESGQCQVIMPGNGERVFGHTQDDEMAFTIPAAKVDEVSSGLEGTHKAGVRYPIPVWLNYEVSFPPKYTTLQDTWAKRGE; from the coding sequence TTGGATCTGAAAGCCTTGTCAGGAGCGCTGGACGCCTACGTGAAGCCCGGGACCCTGCCGCTTGCGGTCAAAATGGTGCCGCCCGGGGAGGAACTGCCAGAGAAGGTTCGGATCCCCTCCAGGGACCTCAAGAAGCGTCTTGCCATATGCCAGGTGTTCAACATGACGCGCCGGTACGGGTGGGCCATGGCTCTAGGCCGGGAAGACCAGAACTGCCCCATAGGGTCGGTGGCGCTGGGTTTTGAGGAGGCAGTGCCCTACTACACTGAGGGCAACCTTGCCGACGGCATGTACACCTCCAGCCTTGAAGCCGGCCGGAAGTCAGAGGAGGCGGTGCGGCGGTTCCCCTTGGGCAAGTACGCCTACCTGCTGGTGGCCCCCATCGCCAGGGCCACCTTTGAGCCCGACTTCGCGTACGTGTACGTTAACCCTGCCCAGCTCATGCGACTGGTCCAGGCGGCCCTCTACAAGGAGGGGGGAGCGCTCACGTCGACCTTCTCCGGCCGGGGTGAGTGCGCGGAGACTATTGTCAACACCATGGAAAGCGGGCAGTGCCAAGTCATAATGCCGGGTAACGGTGAGCGCGTGTTCGGTCATACGCAGGATGACGAAATGGCCTTCACCATCCCCGCTGCGAAGGTGGATGAAGTTTCTTCAGGTCTCGAAGGCACGCACAAGGCGGGCGTCCGCTATCCCATTCCTGTGTGGCTAAACTACGAGGTGAGCTTCCCGCCCAAGTACACGACACTCCAGGACACCTGGGCTAAGAGAGGGGAGTAG
- the yajC gene encoding preprotein translocase subunit YajC encodes MALLNGIPPNLIFVVLLFGLMYFMLIRPQQQQRKKRDQMLSSLKKGDKVVTLGGIHGTITDMADDSVTLRIADKVEIKLTKSGVGYVLGGN; translated from the coding sequence GTGGCATTATTGAACGGTATACCTCCAAACCTGATCTTTGTGGTGTTGCTGTTCGGTTTGATGTACTTCATGCTCATTAGGCCTCAGCAGCAGCAGAGGAAGAAGCGCGACCAGATGCTGTCCTCTCTTAAGAAGGGAGATAAGGTGGTGACCCTGGGAGGCATTCACGGCACCATCACCGATATGGCTGATGACAGCGTCACCCTGAGGATAGCAGACAAGGTGGAGATCAAGCTGACAAAGAGTGGAGTTGGATACGTCCTGGGAGGGAACTAG